CAAAAGACAGTATGTACACTCGAGGAAACCCTCTACCTAAGGACTTGATTGATTTCTTTGAAAAACTTTTTATTACCGTATGGGAAAGTCACCCAACACTCTCTCTGTAAGGATAGAGAAAAGAACAACAGACAACAAGACCAAATCCAactgttcttcctcttcttctttttttcgtcTATGTATAAGCTTCTTTTGAAGCGGAGTGTATTATGCTAATGTGCACCACGGCATGGAGTTTAGATGAAATCCCGGTGGACCTTTGGGCTGCTTTATCTCATCCCACTGCAGAATTATTGCTTTATCTCATTCCACTACAGAATTGTTATATTATATAGCACCCATGTGCTTGAAATTTTCTGAAGTCATCAGGATTAGTTTACAGGCAATTCATAGGAGTTGCATGATTATGCAACCATTTTCTTGTCATGCTCCAGCAATATTTTATGACACCCTGTATGTCAAATTGTTCATTGTCTTTCATggaagggtaaaaaaaaaatcttcttttAGATTTCATTTAACTCATCCTttggtccatttttttttccttttgagctATTCAATAATCCTTCTGTGCTAAATTTTAACAATAGGACATGTGTTTATGCATGTTCCCAGTAGCATACACCACACACCCACTTACACAATCATACACAGTTCATGCTCATCCACCTATCTATTTTTTAACCCTTTTGATGTTAAATTTGAAAGttaacatttttttacttttcacttCATCAGGTAATTCACGAGGGATATCCTACATGGATGGCATACAGACAAGTGACTCTTCACATCATGGAATTGTAGAAAACAGCCCATATAGAACTCCCTATGATAGATATGCAGAAGGTGGTCAACTTGGTGCTTCCTGGTATTTTAGTAGAAAGGAAATAGAGGAAAATTCCTTATCAAGAAGAGATGGCATTGATTTGAAAAAAGAGTCTTATCTTCGCAAATCATATTGCACTTTCTTGCAGGATTTAGGGATGAGGCTTAAAGTGTAAGAATACATTACCTTATGaatattttatcattaataCTTGTTTTCCATGTTAATAGAACTGTTGTGTTTGACATCGTGATATCTCTTGCCAGTTCTTTAAATGTTCATTTAGAAAACATTCTGTCTTTTAGCTCAATTTATTTGCAAGTGCCTTTTCTTTCCCTCATTACTGATGACTGATGTTACCATGTTAATAACATTCGATGCCTTATGAATTGAGCCATGTTACTAAGCACTTAATTGACATGCCTTAGTACAATAAGATATTTAAATGCCTGCTTATTGATTTGTCAAGCTTTTAAATCAATAAAATGTTAATGTTATGATTTTAAATCGTAAGTGTTGCTAGTTTTTATATTTCTTCATGCTAATCTTGTATATGTTTCTGTTTCAAATGGAATTGATTCCCTATAAATACAATGCAGTGTTAGGAACAACTTATTGGCACTCTATGCAGTATCAATTGACACACAGCAAATTTGTTGCCTCAATGAGTATAGTACAACACCAATTCTTTTCTGGGAACAGAAAATGTACAACATCGTTTACTATGTAGTTTCCTGGATGGCCTAATAGCAGTTTCATTGTAAATGTTTGTGTACCACTAAGTGTTCATGTACTGCATGTTTTATGTCCTGTTGACACTTTTTTGTGACCCTTGGTCCTAATGATGAATGGCTATAATTCAGGCCTCAAGTGACAATTGCTACAGCCATCGTGTTTTGTCATCGTTTTTTCCTTCGTCAATCTCATGCAAAAAATGATAGACGGGTAAGCATTATTGAAATTTTCCTATGGCACGATTATAAAGAAATAATACTCATGTGAGACAGTATTTTCAATTTTACCGGCAATTTTGTGGAAATAGTGGTCAgtgttatatataaataattaaatagtgATCAATTTAAAGTACTTCCTGTTTTGGTTGTCACTCATTTGTGGAAGAAGCTAAAATGGTTTGTTAAGAACATCTGTTTTTATGTTATGATATGGTTGATTACCTGATGTTGCTTGGTCCTTTGAAAACAGTTATGCAGATCTGTATTACCTTAAAACCGGAGTCGTCCTCCTTCCCTTCCCACCCCATCCCCACATGTGAAAATATCATGAGAAAAACCGTTCCTAGAAACCGAGAGAAAAATCGCTGCAAGAAAACTGGAGTCCAAACAAACCAAGAGAAAAACCGTTAAAAAAATGGGTTTTTATCCTGGTTTTTTTGGAGCATGAGGTTATCTCTCAGTTTTTCCGTGTCCAAAATAAAAGGACAAAAATTGTTCTTGAAAACCGAGAGATAACCTCATGCTCCAAGAAAACCAGGATAAAAAATTGAGAGAGAATGTTTcaaaaaaacaagagaaaaatatgGGATAAGAGAAATTTTGACCATGTTCACCAGAAAAATCAAGTGAAAATACGGGATATGAGTGAATTGAATAGGTTCATCAGATCCcattccgttgcaacgcatgacATGTTACTAGCTAAAGTTAATTCAGATGGCAGTACATTCTTTTTCTGTGTTGCACGCCATACATGATACACAATTGCTGCTTGTCAGGGTAATTCTTTTCTATCAATTATTTATGTTCATTATAACTTGCAGACAATCGCCACAGTTTGCATGTTCTTGGCGGGAAAAGTTGAAGAAACACCCAGACCCCTGAAAGATGTCATACTCATTTCCTATGAAATCATCCACAAAAaggatgctgctgctgttcaGCGAATTAAGCAGAAGGTAAAATAATTGGCTGAGAAATCTTTTGTTGGTTTCCTTACCTAGTTACCCTTATTTTTTCAGTTGTCAGTCCAACTGTTAAGCAgtgctttctttcttttttcttttctttgtgaAGAGGGGTGcaagttttaaaaattattggtttccttttatatttctttctttaaaTTCAGTCTCTTGATTACTTTGGTGTGGAATGGCAGGTTTGACTAATTTTGCTGTATTCTGCAGGAAGTATATGAACAGCAGAAGGAGCTTATTTTACTTGGGGAGCGTGTTGTGCTTGTAACACTTGGTTTTGATCTGAACGTGCACCATCCGTACAAGCCCTTGGTTGAAGCAATAAAGAAATTCAAGGTTGCTCAAAATGCACTTGCTCAAGTTGCCTGGAATTTTGTCAACGATGGGTATGCTAAAATTACTCTTCTCCTTACATAATAGTAATCCCCTATTATGCCTATTTACTACGCCTTAAAAGGGGTGTACAGGCTACGCACTTCACTTTGCCTTCAATTTAAGCCCCACCATATTGCGGCCGGCGCAATCTTCCTGGCTGCAAAGTTTCTCAAAGTCAAGCTTCCATCAGATGGCGAGAAGGTCTGGTGGCAAGAGTTTGATGTAACCCCACGGCAGTTGGAAGGTTCGTCTCTAGATACAAAGGCAGTAGTGCATTTTTGCACTATCACCTATTGGGCTATTCAATTTTCTTAAGGATTCAATTTTTGCATCCCCCACAAGTAGCTGCAGTTGTTGCCTTAGATTAGCTATCTAGGAATCCCATGAGAATTGGCAGCCAAATTTCATCTTCTCAAAAATGATAGATTATAGTGGAACTAGGTTGGGTCAATGGCATGCAGAGTATTGGGGGAGAAATTTTTAGGATACGCAGGGGAATGCCATGTACAGGAACATACTGGGATGAACTTGTACTGGATTGCCTCTAATATGGAAAtggattttctctttttgttAGTGTCACCTTTGAGTGCAACTGCTTTGGTAGGCATCATCTGTTTTGACTTATGTTAAATCTGTTCGCCAGTCCTATCTTAGCTAGTGTTACTCTTAATGGTCTTTTATTTCAAAGAGAGCTGACAAGCATACATGCTTACATTGTGCATTTATTCTTATTCCCTTCAGAGGTTAGCAACCAAATGTTGGAGCTCTATGAACAAAACCGTGtggcaccaccaccatcacaagGGAATGACACTGAAGGTAGCTCTGCGAGTGTGGTCAATCAACGTGCTTCTGGGAAAGCTCCGGGATCTTCTGAAGAGCCTCCCACCCATGAAAATCACCTAGCGCCCAGACAGTCGAGCACGCCAGGCCACCAGGGCTATGACCACCCTCATCCTGAGAAGCAGAACTCAAGCCAGAGGGTACCTCAGAATGATGCAAGGGATGGTACTGCCAATAGCAACGAAGGCCCCAATATGTCATCAACGATGGATGCGATGAAAAAGATAGACAAGGATAAGGTGAAAGCTGCCCTGGAGAAACGGAGGAAATCGAAAGGCGATGTTGCTAAAAAGGTTGATATCATGGATGATGATGACCTAATCGAGAGGGAACTGGAACATGGTGTGGAATTGGCTGCCGAGGACGAGAAGATCAAGCACGAGAGGAGGCAGAGTTGGCCCCATTCTGCACATCGGGAGGATCACCAAGGCGTCGCTCGCCTGACTGAAAACACTGAGGAAGGTGAGTTGTCCATAGACAGCCAAGAGTACCGTTCTCCGGAGCTTGACAACCGAAAGAGAAAGGATATGCATGAGCACAGGAATTACGATCGCGGTGAAAGGGACCTTAAAAGGTTAAGGTCTTGAGAGTGTAAGTGTTAATGTTCGGCACATCACATTGAGGAGCGCGATTCGCATAGCATCGCATGTGACTTGGGCTATCAGATTTGTAGAACCTATTTGTTGTCACTAGAGCTTATGCTTATATGTATGTGGGAGATTGAACTGTACTATATAGTTTAAAGGATGGTTTCCCCAGAGAGCGTGTACATGTTTTAGAGATGTTTAACTGTTCCTGAGTCCCGATAGTGTTATGAACATTCAGAAGCAGCTTTAAGCTGTGAACGATACGAATGAGATCATCGCAAGACTTATATGTATGGCCCAACGAGAAATTGTTGTAATTCGGATTGCTGACTCGAGGTAATATGGAAGAACAATGATTGTTTTCCTACATATAATAGCCATCGTTTGCTCCTATCACAAACAGAAGTTTTTCATGTGATGTTCTGGTGGTCTTGTGTTTCATTAATGAGAGGTGATTAATGTCTGAAATACGCATCGACGTAAATGAGGTTCATGATTTTGTTAGTTTGCATAACTCATCATGCTCAGAGACAAGGCTAAGAAAACGGCGTGCTCTCATTCTCATGTGGCAACTAGGACAACCATTATAACTCTTCATCTAACATCATAACAAGATAATACTACAGTGTTCACTCAAATCCTGGAAGCCAGCTTTTTCTCTATAATGATAGCACTAGTACCATGATATATCATTCAATCAGATCATCCAAACTCTGATCACAAGATGTCCAAAAGTGCCAGGCAGTCCACATCACATAAAACAAGAGCCGAAGAACACAATCGATATGGTTGGTCACTCCGGTAGTTGCATCTGCCACCTTTTCTCAACATGAACAGCACAGgctctcttctcttctgttgcattgcaatttgcaaagacaaaaaaatcatcacaaaatgaTCCATCAGAATTCAGAGGCAGCCAGATTGCCAGCTTTCCGGTGCCAGAAATGAGACATGGCGAGGCAAGTGCAACAGTGTCTTGGACATGGAGCAGACACAAGCAAAAGGGAGGAAAGCGACCCACATGGAAATGGATGGATTGGATGCAAATGCAATCAAGAATCAACAATTGCCAATGCTTAGCCCCTAATCTTCTCATCACTTTTAAAGCTTGGGCAACTTCTCAAGCAATGCTGCTAGGAGTTAGTTAAGCAGTAAACATCTTTTGATCTTTTCACAGAGTAAATTGCACATGCAAATGCAGTTTCTGAAATGTTCAGTCACATAAATGAAAATCAGTGGACCAGCCTACTTCTGCCTGCCTGCATCAAAGTACCTTTCTTCCTCATCCTTTTTTGTATGAAAGAAAGGAGAGAAGATACAAGAGATGAAATCCTTATCATTTTGGAGGAAATCTTGGCCACATGGTACTCCTCCAATAATGCAAGCATCACCATGACCCCTAGAATCTTATTGCATCAATCACTAAAGCCTgagttgtaaataaaaaaaaaactcactgaACACCAGTGTCAAAGTCTTCTCTACCACAGTAAGCATCACACTGTCACTGTTCTATAACAACCGTTTACCTAAAAGGAGAACTGTTGTAGCAACTGAAACTGCAGAACTGATCAAAAGGCTATCTCATCACTTACTACTACTGCAACTACTACTACTGCAACTACTACTACAAGTTTGGCAGGTTCAGAAGGAGAAGAAATCACCTAGAAACTCCCCAAAAGAAatctttcttgaaaaaaaaatcattttatctCTTTGTAGATGCTTGAACACATGGAGAGATGCCAGTACAATGAAGAAAAATACTCTACATTCTTGGATAGATAGAGCACTCTCCATAGTCTCTGCTAATAAATTTGTTGGAGAAGTTTCTTGGGATCTCCAAGTTCAGTTAAGAGAGAGACTAATCACCAACTGCTTAGTAGTCCACAACATCTGGGATCTCCAGGTCCAATCTAAAACGTACTTAACTTCACCAAATCCTATACTTTGATGTGTGTTCTGGTTGTTGCCACCGAACTTGCAATCCAACAAAATTCCAAAAAATCAGTTGATCCCCTGAACTCGTATTCTTCAAAATCGACTTGCAACCTACCAAAAAGTCCTCGAATTCCCCCCAAAAAATCCGGACTTGGATAGAACTCACTCAATCCACAAAACAACACGGATTGGATTGAAGCTCAGTGACAAACACAGAGATCtccaaaaaagaagagttcctttttttttaaccatagTTATAATATCCTTTTATTAACAATTAAACGTGGAACTGAAAGCTTAACAACGCTTAAACACAAAATATACTTTGATTAACCCACGCTAAATTTACCTCTATACCCCCCACCTCAACGCTACAGTAATTACCGACATTTATGcacacctcgccgtcgccggagccggagaagaCGAGACAGCTAGACCTCGACGCGGCAGTAGGTGGCGGTCTGGAACTTGAGGCCATTGGCGCCGGGGTAGCCGTTGCCGCCGGAGGCGATGAAG
The nucleotide sequence above comes from Oryza glaberrima chromosome 11, OglaRS2, whole genome shotgun sequence. Encoded proteins:
- the LOC127754241 gene encoding cyclin-T1-3, with product MDGIQTSDSSHHGIVENSPYRTPYDRYAEGGQLGASWYFSRKEIEENSLSRRDGIDLKKESYLRKSYCTFLQDLGMRLKVPQVTIATAIVFCHRFFLRQSHAKNDRRTIATVCMFLAGKVEETPRPLKDVILISYEIIHKKDAAAVQRIKQKEVYEQQKELILLGERVVLVTLGFDLNVHHPYKPLVEAIKKFKVAQNALAQVAWNFVNDGLRTSLCLQFKPHHIAAGAIFLAAKFLKVKLPSDGEKVWWQEFDVTPRQLEEVSNQMLELYEQNRVAPPPSQGNDTEGSSASVVNQRASGKAPGSSEEPPTHENHLAPRQSSTPGHQGYDHPHPEKQNSSQRVPQNDARDGTANSNEGPNMSSTMDAMKKIDKDKVKAALEKRRKSKGDVAKKVDIMDDDDLIERELEHGVELAAEDEKIKHERRQSWPHSAHREDHQGVARLTENTEEGELSIDSQEYRSPELDNRKRKDMHEHRNYDRGERDLKRLRS